The DNA segment CACGATCCACTGAAGCCCTTCTCAAATTAGGATTTACGAAACTTGGGTTGAAGAAAATAATAATCCGAGCTCAGCCAACCAATATAAGAAGCTGTGCTGTACCAGAGCGCCTGGGCTTCAGGAAAACAAGCATCGCCAAGCAAGCCGAGCGACTCAATGGAGTCGATGTGGACCTTCAGGTATACGAACTCCTACACGCCCAATGGCAAAAAAATCATTCGTAGTAGAAAAACCCGTGTCATAAACCACGCCCAGCTGGCGAACCTAATAGGGCTGCAACATCACTGATGTTGGCCGTAAACAGAATGGTCCGTGAGCAGGTACGAAGAACTTGAAAGCAATGCCCGCTTGAGAGTGCTTTTATTTTAGAACCGCGTTTTAGCCATTTGGTCGATGGCATAAAGCGGCTTTTGGTTCCCGGCTTCAAATTGCCATTATGTTCTAAAGTGGCTCAAGAGTTACGCGGCCAGCAGCCACGGGGTTCGCCGCCAAGCAGCGCTGCTTGGTGGCGAACTTCAGGCTTTCTAGAATGCGTGTTCAAAGTTCATGCTTAAGGTCATTATGCCCTCAGAACTGAATCCAGCAAAGCAGTGCACAATCGTTGTGAGGTTCCAAGGAACCACAAAGCCACCACCATAAGAGGGGCGGTATTCCCCAAATCGAGGTTTAGCGAAAATATCACCAAAGGTGTCGTAGACGTTCCCTACATCAATAAAAGCAAAGGGCTGTAAGCCAAACCGCTGCCCCCAAACAACAACTTCGCCTACAAAGTATCGAACATCAAACTGCGCGAGCGTATAACCGCGGGCCAAGAATCTTTCTTCCAAATAGCCGCGGTTTGTCCGTGAGCCACCCATGGCCGTGGCTGTACCGTTGGTGAAATTCATTTTCCCCAGCTCGAAAAAAGGCACGTCCCCAGATGCATAAGTCATGGCCAAACGGCCAGCCAAGGTCAGCCTGTCCCAAAAAGTATGGAAGCCGCGCACGCTAAAAGTTTGCCGTACGAAATCATAGTTCGAACCTAAGAATTTCCCACTGATATCGAGATTATATTCGGCCAGATAGCCAGTCTTGGGGTTGGGCTCGAAATCGCGTTCATCGATTCGTAAGCCGAAATGTAAAACATTAACCCAACCACCGTCATACCCAATAAAATCATCTGACTGTGCGGCAAGCGTTAGGCGTGTTTCGGCGAAAGTTTCTTCTACATCGCCATAGGTACCCGTCTTGTCGTGCCAATCAGTGATGGCCACGTAACCAAACTCCAACCCTGCCTCAACTTCAATGAGATCAAAGAAAGGGCGGCTCACCTTGAGCAATCCGTAAAATTTTCTACGCTGATAATTATTGAACATACGTAGGCTCGTAGCAGCAGTGCTCACTTCGGAGCTGCCCGGCGTCACGTAGTCCAGGTACGAACCCCAGTCATTAAAGTATGTGCCACCGACTCCCAAGCCCCGGTCTGCATCTGCTGCCGTGTCACCGAAATAGTTCGCGTTCAAAACCGCAACATATTCAAGAACCGCCTTGAGCCTGTATTCGCTACCAATGAGGTAGGGCATATCGAGATCAACTCTATGATACGATTGACCACCGGTGGTCTGAAAGAACTGACCGTAGAGACGCATAAAGTAAGGCGACTCATCATAGTGAGGATCGTCGGGAAGACCGTTGTTGTAACCATACAACCGCAGACCATAACCCAGGCCCGCGTCCGTCGTGAAGTTAATCAAAGGAAGCCCCGTCGGGTACCAACCTTCCTTTTTCTTCTCCAGATCTTCTGGTGAAAGCTTGGCCCCACTGGCGCCAAATGAAAAAGTAAGCACAGTTAAGCAAGCCAATAAGCCGATAATTTTACTCATGAAATTATGTTTTGTGATTACGAAGACCCAGTCAAGTCGGCATTGTGAATAGTCGCGTTGCAATTGCATCCTTAAGAATTAGGTGGTAAGGCTCCGCCGTCCAAAGGTCCCTAAAATCAAGGAGATAAGAGTGCCGGCAAATCTGAAACTCTTCGCCATCATGCTTTTCGTGGCTCATCTAGCCACCACAGTTTCCGCACAAAAAGTGAGCGCTGCTGACACCGCAGATACAGCTAACAAAGCTGCTGCTGCACCCGCCGCTGAAGAAGCCGCCGTTGCACCCGCCGCTGAAGATGCCGCCGTTGCACCCGCCGCTGACGATGCTGCCGTTGCACCCGCCGCTGAAGATGCTGCTGCTGCACCTGCCGCTGACAAAGTCGTTGAAACACCTGCCATCGCTGCCACTGCCGCAGAAGCAAAAACGGCAGAAGGTTTTGGAGCTTCCGTAGACGCCTTTTTTGGCAAGCTGGTCGGCTGGATTGCAGCAGTCTTTTTTTGGGACTGTCTCTTTTGGGATAACAGCTCACCCACCAACATGTCTCTGCCTGTTGTTGTCGCGTGGCTCGTAGTCGGCGCACTCTTTTTCACCGTTCGAATGAGCTTTGTAAACTTTCGGATGTTTCGACACGCCATCGACGTCGTTCGGGGCAAGTTTGACAACCCTGAAGATGAAGGGGAAGTCACACACTTCCAAGCCTTAAGTGCTGCACTTAGCGCCACCGTCGGACTTGGTAATATAGCAGGTGTGGCTATTGCTGTTGCAGTAGGCGGACCCGGCGCCACATTTTGGATGATTGTCGCCGGCCTCTTGGGCATGGCCTCTAAGTTTACCGAATGTACATTAGGTCAGAAGTACCGTGAAGTTCGTCCCGACGGACAAATCATGGGCGGTGCGATGTATTACCTATCCAAGGGCTTGGCCGAAAAAGGTCAAACCGGCTTAGGCAAAGTGCTCGCTGTTATGTTTGCAGTTCTTTGTGTCGGCGCCTCTTTTGGCGGCGGTAACGCATTTCAAGTGAATCAAAGCCTTGGTGTTGTGGGTGAGACACTCCCAATACTCGGTGAGAATCGCTGGATGTACGGAATCATTATGACCATTGCGGTTGGTATCGTCATTATTGGCGGCATCAAAAGCATCGCGAAAACAGCGGAAAAAATCGTTCCACTCATGTGTACGATTTACGTTCTTGCCTGCCTCTATATCCTCGTAACCAATACAGGTCTCGTTCCTGCTGCCTTCGGTAAAATCTTCTCAAGTGCGCTCTCTTTTGATGCTGGACTTGGTGGGTTCATCGGTATCCTCGTCGTTGGGTTCAAGCGCGCTGCTTTCTCAAACGAAGCGGGTATCGGTTCAGCCGCTATTGCGCACTCAGCTGCCAAAACAGAATATCCAGTTCGTGAAGGCATCGTCGCTTTGCTTGAACCCTTCATTGATACGGTTGTGGTTTGCACCATGACGGCTCTGGTTATCGTGTTGACCGGTGCTTATGAAAACCCTGCCTACGCAGATATGATTCAGGGCAACAATGGAGCAGCTCTTACATCAGCGGCCATGGCAGAACACATCTCATGGTTTCCAAAGCTTCTAACCATTGCTGTGATACTATTTGCATACTCAACCATGATTTCATGGTCGTACTATGGTGAGCGTTGCTGGTGCTGGATGTTCGGCGATAAAGCATCACTCGGTTACAAGATTCTATTTCTTGTATTCACATTCCTTGGTTCTATCGTTACGGCAACCAACGTACTCGATCTCAGCGATTTAATGATTCTAGGAATGGCATTCCCGAACATTCTCGGCCTCTACTTCTTGGCCGGTGATGTGAAGAGTGATCTAGATGAGTACGAAGGTAAGTTGGCCAGCGGTGAAATCAAGCCGTACGAAGCTTAACCTTCCATAGAACGAGCATTATCGATGGCATCTTGAGCCCAAGGTGCCTCGATTCGCTCCAAGAGCTTAATGGCTGCTCGCCGAATAGCGGGCTCCGTGCTCCACACCACAGTCTCCAGATAATGAAGATTCTCCGGCTCAAAAGAGCCGCCCTCAAGAAATCGCTCGACGGTGGGTGAGACGAGAAGCACATGGTCCAAGCTCGGCCTGGAATCAGCCCCTTCTAAGTCGTAGGTGACCAGCGAACCACTTTCCTCAGAGAGTTCACACTTGCTCTTCGCACGGCGGGCGAGGTCTTTGCCCAGTAAGTTAAGCCTATCAAGGTATAGCTGATGCTTTTGTCGACCCTTACTCATGAAGATCCCTCTCGTGATGGTATGGTCAACGGTCTTAGCCGAAACCAGCACAAGAGGCTAGGGGCCACCCTCAAGGTCAATTTCAGAAGCCCGCCTGAGCCGGCTGAGCCAGTAGCAACAACATAGCGCAAACAAATATCAGTGCAGGTAACGCTCTATAATCTCGTGATGTCATCTTGATTTCTCTCCACGTAGCTCCATTGCCGCAATGGCTTTCGTAAAGGGTGCGCCAATTCTGACAAACACAAGATACAGTTAGCGAAAGAATATTGTGTCTCGAAAGACACAGCAGTCCTGTGTCTAAACAGACACAAATCAGCAAAACTCGTCAAAAAAACTATTATTTTACGGTGACATCGAGCTGGCACGGAGCATGCACTCTTCATCATGCACGGCACACGCACACGGGAGATAAATGATGATGGAGCGCACTTGGACCACCAAGCAGGTCATATCGCTTTTAATGGCACTGGCTACAGGACTACAGATCACCTACCAAATCATGGAGCAAACTACGCCCATGGACTCGATCGATCGGCTTCTGAACGCATGTGTTTCCCAAAGCGTGGCTCCAGAACCAACAAATGCACACCTCCAGGTTTTTCAGGAATCTCTTGAACCTGGATTTTTCACCTTAAACTTCAACTCGGCCCCAAATTTCCATGAGGATGTCATGGAGCTTTCCGATGAGTCGTTTCTAGCTCTGGTAAGCAACCTTTCGGATCCACCGCACCTTCGTCGCGGAGACACTAAGCCGATGCCCAGCTCACCTCGTAAGGGACTTTGAATCAGGTCACTCATGTTCAAACCCAGGATGGCCGATGATTATTCCTGGTCAAATAGGGCCTAGCTGCCAAAAAACCAAGCTCCAACCGCGGAGGTGAAACTTGCACCCAATACACCAAGTATCAGTAAACAACCGGCAGGAGATCCTGAACCGCCGCCACCGGTCGAGCGAGACTTAAATGCATTACCGAAAAGCGGCTTATTGCGCGAGTCGTCAAAATCCTTATCGTCCTCATAACCGCGCTCAACCGCGTCCTCGAAGTCTAAATCGAGATCTGAGTATTCATCATCATCTTCGTCATAATGCATGCCTCGTCCTTTTCATAAACCTAGTCGACTATAAAAGGTTTCATCGAAGAAACAAGCCCATGGGTCCTTGATAATTTTACACTTGCGCAACTGGTGAAATAAGACTAGAAATGTCATCAAAATTAACGCCCATCGGCCCGGGATTGACACACCAAACTCGGCCCATCAGGAGATACCTATGCGTAACATTATCGTACTTGGACTATTCGCTCTCGCTCTTACCGTTGTTGGCTGCGCCTCAACTGCAACCACCGAAGCACCAGCCGCTGCACCAGAAGCGACCGCTGAAGCTGCACCCGCTGCTGAAGCAGACAGCTGCTGCGCCAAGGCAAAAGCTGCGGGTACCGACTGCGCTGGCTGCAAGAAGCCCGCTAAAAAAGACTGCTGCGCACAAGCAAAAGCTGCGGGTACCGACTGTGCTGGCTGCAAGAAGCCCGCTAAAAAAGACTGCTGCGCACAAGCAAAAGCTGCGGGTACCGACTGTGCTGGCTGCAAGAAGCCTGCTGCAGAGAGCTGCTGTGCTAAAGCTAAAGCTGCTGGCACCGATTGCGCTGATTGCAAGAAGCCTGCTGCAGACGCAGCTGCTGCTCCCGCACCAGCTCAGTAATTAAGCACTAGGAAGTTAAGCGGTCTCATATCTTAGGATGTGAGGCCGCTTTTTTGTGCCTAAACTCAGATAGTGGGCCCTAAATGCTTGCACAGAGCACCCTGAGTATGTTGTGAGGCTCTCGAATTCAGGGCACCAAGCTCTTTCGGGGACGGAACTTCATAAAATGATAAAATGGCACACACCTCTCGCACTTCTTCTTACTCTCTTCATCATGGCATGCAGTGCCGGAGACGAGGAGCTTTGCGGCAATGGCGTATTGGACGAATCAGAACAATGTGACGGTAACCTTTTTCAAGACGGTCTGACTTGCGCAAGCCTTGGCTACTCCGGTGGCACATTAAGCTGCCAAGACTCCTGCCATTTCACCGTCGTGTCCTGCGGCTCAACGATGGCTCCAGGCAGTGCTTGTAACTGCAGCACCGACTGTGAAGGAAACGATGCCAACCCAGGAATTTGTGTCTCCGGGGTTTGCATGACAAGCGCTGGCGAAGCCTGTGCTGAAGCAGGCAGCACTCAGGGCTGCTCAGAAGGTTCAAGGTGCTGGGGGCTTGAAGGCGCGGATACAGGTATCTGCTGGCCAGACTGTGACAGTTACACATGTGCAGGCACCTGTGATGACGACGGGTCCTGTGTGCCCGATACAAACACAAGCTGCGATGGAACTTGTTCAGATTATTGCGGAGGCTCTGGCTCAGGAGGCTCTACAAGTGGTCCGTGCAGCCCGGAAAACCCAACCGGCGATTGCCCAACGGGTCAGGTATGCGTTGAGGGAGCCTGTGAGAATTTTGAGTGCGACGATACTATTCTCGAACCCAATGAAACCCTAAGCGGCGCGGCGAATCTGCCGACTTCCACAACCACTGGAATGCAAATATGCACAGGCGATAAAGATTGGTTTAAACTCACACCATCCACGCCCAATAAGCTCTACATGGTTGGTGTAGAATCAAGCCAAGGCTCTGGTAACCTCGTATTTAGCATGCACGACGCACAGGGCGACACGCACACCAATACAGAAATAATCTCTTCGTTCTATCACTCAGAAAATACGCCAGGACCTTTAAATGTAGAAATGCAAGGTATCGTCGGCGCCAATGGAGCAGCCTCACACTGGTTTCAGGTTGCCGGCTCTGCCGGTGCTCTAAACAACTACACACTCGTAAGCCGACAGGTTGATTGGCAAGATGGTCCAAGCTGCACCGCAGAATTCTCCGCATCGGACTGCGCCGCGATAAGCAGCGGGTACCACGACTCCTCTAAAATGCTTCAGTTCCCTGTGGGCCACGCTGCAGATACTTATATCGGATCTGGGGTCTATTTTGACAACGCTCTTTCCATGTCGAACTTTGGCGCCCCCGTGCAAACACCGTCGTCACGAAACTGGGCACGTCGAGAACTCATCATGGCCGTTAGATATGCGGTGAATGCCGTACAGAACGCGTTTCCGGGAACAGCACCTCTTGGCATGGGTGATATCAGTATGCCCGATGGAACCACGCCAGAAGGACACCCCAACGGCACGCACTACAGCGGCGCCAACATTGATATCGCGTATTACATCCGCCCTGAATTCCACGGCCTTCATGGCAACCTGGCTTACCGTCACGTTTGCTGTGAAGCCTCGCTCTCAGACTGGGGCTGCGTCGACACCAGCACATCGTCTTCAAACTACGGAACGTGCGTGACTGGCTCTGAGGATACCCATATTGCTGACATCCCTCGCAACGCGCTCTTTATGGCTAAGCTTGCCAGTACCGGTAGAATTCGCGTGATTGGCGTGGAAGCCAAGATAGACGCCTTATTGGATGCAGAGTTTGATAACCTTGTTGAACAAGGAATCATCACCACCACTGAGCGTTCCAAGGTCAAGAATGTCATTGTGACGGCCAACGACCACGGCAGCTGGATTTGGCACTTCAATCACATGCACGTGTCATTCCTAAGCGATACTTCAAAAGAGGGACCA comes from the Deltaproteobacteria bacterium genome and includes:
- a CDS encoding alanine:cation symporter family protein, whose product is MLFVAHLATTVSAQKVSAADTADTANKAAAAPAAEEAAVAPAAEDAAVAPAADDAAVAPAAEDAAAAPAADKVVETPAIAATAAEAKTAEGFGASVDAFFGKLVGWIAAVFFWDCLFWDNSSPTNMSLPVVVAWLVVGALFFTVRMSFVNFRMFRHAIDVVRGKFDNPEDEGEVTHFQALSAALSATVGLGNIAGVAIAVAVGGPGATFWMIVAGLLGMASKFTECTLGQKYREVRPDGQIMGGAMYYLSKGLAEKGQTGLGKVLAVMFAVLCVGASFGGGNAFQVNQSLGVVGETLPILGENRWMYGIIMTIAVGIVIIGGIKSIAKTAEKIVPLMCTIYVLACLYILVTNTGLVPAAFGKIFSSALSFDAGLGGFIGILVVGFKRAAFSNEAGIGSAAIAHSAAKTEYPVREGIVALLEPFIDTVVVCTMTALVIVLTGAYENPAYADMIQGNNGAALTSAAMAEHISWFPKLLTIAVILFAYSTMISWSYYGERCWCWMFGDKASLGYKILFLVFTFLGSIVTATNVLDLSDLMILGMAFPNILGLYFLAGDVKSDLDEYEGKLASGEIKPYEA
- a CDS encoding BamA/TamA family outer membrane protein, giving the protein MSKIIGLLACLTVLTFSFGASGAKLSPEDLEKKKEGWYPTGLPLINFTTDAGLGYGLRLYGYNNGLPDDPHYDESPYFMRLYGQFFQTTGGQSYHRVDLDMPYLIGSEYRLKAVLEYVAVLNANYFGDTAADADRGLGVGGTYFNDWGSYLDYVTPGSSEVSTAATSLRMFNNYQRRKFYGLLKVSRPFFDLIEVEAGLEFGYVAITDWHDKTGTYGDVEETFAETRLTLAAQSDDFIGYDGGWVNVLHFGLRIDERDFEPNPKTGYLAEYNLDISGKFLGSNYDFVRQTFSVRGFHTFWDRLTLAGRLAMTYASGDVPFFELGKMNFTNGTATAMGGSRTNRGYLEERFLARGYTLAQFDVRYFVGEVVVWGQRFGLQPFAFIDVGNVYDTFGDIFAKPRFGEYRPSYGGGFVVPWNLTTIVHCFAGFSSEGIMTLSMNFEHAF